From the Streptomyces pluripotens genome, one window contains:
- a CDS encoding thioesterase II family protein: MPLSPPSSYLTRHTRPERPARRLVCFPHAGGVAGFYHPWGQYVDPSVELLAVQYPGRENRFREPLVPAMDPLVSAIAGELLTLPSLPTVLFGHSMGAAVAYETLLRLEQAGAAHDVTRLCVSGRSPDSCAAPAVRTDDEIIAAVSSLGGTNAALFSDPDLRELVLPAIINDYHLINDYRRRPDAPALRTAVHALTGDRDPQVTPDEAAGWRAVTSGPFNLTMLRGDHFYLVPAAEEVARISMEPARSLPV; encoded by the coding sequence CCCCGCACGCCGTCTGGTCTGCTTTCCCCACGCGGGCGGCGTGGCGGGCTTCTACCATCCCTGGGGGCAGTATGTGGACCCCTCGGTGGAGCTCCTGGCCGTCCAGTACCCGGGGCGCGAGAACCGGTTCCGCGAACCGCTGGTCCCGGCGATGGATCCACTGGTGTCGGCCATCGCCGGGGAACTGCTGACCCTGCCGTCGTTGCCGACCGTGCTCTTCGGACACAGCATGGGCGCGGCCGTCGCGTACGAGACGCTCCTGCGCCTCGAACAGGCGGGGGCCGCGCACGACGTCACCCGCCTGTGCGTCTCGGGCCGTTCCCCCGACAGTTGCGCAGCGCCCGCGGTGCGGACGGACGATGAGATCATCGCGGCCGTCAGCTCCCTGGGTGGCACGAACGCGGCCCTGTTCAGCGACCCCGACCTGCGGGAGCTGGTTCTGCCCGCCATCATTAACGACTACCACCTGATCAACGACTACCGCCGCCGGCCCGACGCGCCGGCGCTGCGGACCGCCGTCCATGCCCTGACCGGTGACCGGGATCCACAGGTCACCCCCGACGAGGCGGCAGGATGGCGCGCGGTCACCTCGGGTCCCTTCAACCTCACCATGCTGCGGGGCGACCACTTCTACCTCGTACCGGCGGCCGAGGAGGTGGCCCGTATCTCCATGGAACCGGCACGATCTCTTCCGGTTTAG